A section of the Bacteroidota bacterium genome encodes:
- a CDS encoding polyprenyl synthetase family protein, with product MQSFNELLELVSNKIEKLKYQKEPRELYEPIEYILALGGKRIRPVICLMSCEMFGGKIDKALYAAIGMEMFHNFTLVHDDIMDDADVRRGKPTVHVNWNDNRALLSGDAMIILANQLMMRVDDHLLRDVMALYNKTGLQVCDGQQLDLNFEKRDSIRMDEYMKMIELKTAVLLAGCLRLGAVIAETSDVNKDLIEEFGWNLGISFQIEDDLLDSFGDFEKFGKSIGGDILINKKTFLLVKAMEIADKDTRLKIDHWLNLKEFDKSEKVKTFISIYNKLNIKEIALAESKVYYDKAIDALNRIDILQEEKIQMVQFAKMLISREN from the coding sequence ATGCAAAGCTTCAACGAACTTCTAGAGCTCGTTTCAAATAAAATTGAAAAGTTAAAATATCAAAAAGAACCCAGAGAACTTTATGAACCGATAGAGTATATTCTGGCTTTGGGAGGCAAAAGAATCAGGCCAGTTATTTGTTTGATGAGCTGCGAGATGTTTGGTGGAAAAATTGATAAAGCTCTTTATGCTGCTATTGGTATGGAGATGTTCCATAATTTCACCCTTGTTCATGATGATATAATGGATGATGCTGATGTTAGGCGTGGAAAGCCGACTGTTCATGTTAATTGGAATGATAACAGAGCTTTGTTATCAGGAGATGCAATGATTATTCTGGCAAATCAATTAATGATGAGAGTTGATGATCATTTATTACGTGATGTTATGGCTTTGTATAATAAAACAGGTTTGCAAGTTTGTGATGGTCAGCAACTGGATTTGAATTTTGAAAAAAGGGATAGCATCCGAATGGATGAATACATGAAGATGATTGAACTTAAAACAGCTGTATTATTGGCTGGTTGCTTACGATTGGGAGCTGTAATTGCTGAAACATCTGATGTCAATAAAGACCTGATTGAAGAGTTCGGTTGGAATTTGGGCATTTCTTTCCAAATTGAAGATGATTTGCTGGATTCGTTTGGTGATTTTGAAAAATTTGGGAAAAGCATTGGTGGAGATATTTTAATTAATAAAAAAACGTTCCTATTAGTTAAAGCCATGGAAATAGCAGATAAGGATACGAGATTAAAAATTGATCATTGGTTAAATTTGAAAGAATTTGATAAGTCAGAAAAAGTAAAAACGTTTATATCAATTTATAATAAATTGAATATTAAAGAGATAGCCTTGGCTGAAAGTAAGGTTTATTACGATAAAGCAATCGATGCATTAAACCGGATTGATATTCTTCAAGAAGAAAAAATACAAATGGTTCAATTTGCTAAAATGCTAATAAGTCGGGAGAACTAG